In Arachis stenosperma cultivar V10309 chromosome 1, arast.V10309.gnm1.PFL2, whole genome shotgun sequence, one DNA window encodes the following:
- the LOC130971585 gene encoding sister chromatid cohesion protein PDS5 homolog A-like isoform X2, whose translation MAEKAEVQLKELGSKLDTLPSSKDVLIKLLKQASTCLAELDQSPSVSTLESMKPFFNAIVKPELLKHQDKDVKLLVATCVCEITRITAPEAPYSDDILKETFHLIVGTFRGLSDTNGPSFGRRVVILETLAKYRSCVVMLDLECDDLVNEMFSTFFAVARDDHPESVLSSMQTIMVVLLEESEDIRDDLLSIILSSLGHEKKDGTMAARKLAMNVIQQCIGKLEPSIKQFLLSLMSGDDKLVNSQVEYHGVIYDLYCCAPQMLSGVLPYVTGELLTDQLETRLKAVNLVGNIITLPGSSFPEAFQPIFLEFLKRLADRVVEVRMSVLEHVKNSLLSNPSRAESPQILSSLCERLLDFDENVRKQVVAVICDVACHSPNAVPIETVKLVAERLRDKSLLVKRYTLERLADMYKIICEKRSDNVNLNEYNWIVGKILRCFYDKDFRSDIIESVLCGSLFPAEFSVSEHVKQWIGIFSLFDKVEVKAFEKMLEQKSRLQQEMQKYLSLRRTSQGKDVPMVQKKILFCFRVMSRSFIDPIKAEESFQILHQLKDANIWKILTNLVDPNTSIDQVRVYQGDLLKILGEKHRLYEFLSTLSVKCSYMLFNKEHVKAILSETAAQKSAECAQHTLSCMNILVMIARVSPFLLTGSEEELVNLLKKNDDLIKEGALRVLAKAGATIREQLAVTSSSVELILERLCLEGSRRQAKLAVYALAAISKDDSHKPLSVLYKKLVDMLQQKQHLPAVLQSLGCIAQTAISIFETREGEVKEFIIDKILRCDSKEDRTRESWDDRSDICMLKIYGIKTLVKSYLPIKDAHARPDIDGLLDILRNILSHGEISRELQSSSVDKAHLKLAAAKAVLRLSRLWDHKIPVNLFHLTLRVSEISFHQARKIFLSKVHQYIKEHLLDAKYACAFLFNLFRSKPEDFIEDKQNLADIIQMLHQAKTRQLSVQSDANSSTTYPEGILPHLVHALAHNSCPNVDECKDVGAYDNIYRQLHLVMSMILQKYIDAKSEAMTDKENEAISTITSILENIKCSEDIVDSSKSKNSHAICDVALAITKQLVPKVVDSQGFSPSVPLPPMLYKASDKEGDETVVSEVKTWLADESVLTHFESLELEVVPSESADNETSKDNEQDETDMPLGKMLKRIKAQATSGKKVKRSKNVTAEVEDAENDDDILTPVKQNNLDKSGVSTNFEPSNGHEHSLSKNELKNSEYSSSSKKRKAGETTPISSSKSRRSSTSKTSQRVLGEDFPEDELMLSAGVEPDGKNKSKQRKMVKGSDKDLLVSSLKRKNKHSDSYHNDESAEPDEHEMKSSHSFKQSNKMSNTAGSTKKVKRKTTAGLSMCTMKEDEIDTEDLIGCRIKVWWPSDKKFYGGTVKSYDSLKGKHVILYDDGDVEILRLEKERWELIDKGRKTSKKFKPSSLEVSGFKHKGPNIRSDKRTKKSIIGKQSPKKPVRREQPHALKSNFHEENVKNSSEVSNPEETTSEMDSEKELAEVSDEIITKKNESKKKATSTSRGRRLQKKKSWSHLEESDEEKQDYGERLSDDNVSIPQGGQDDIDGEEREVEQSSEASKENDHGEEESDSEGHQDNSNLGGNPIQMEKSHISSSLDGAGVAEISDDEAPLSKWKHRKTTSGKKR comes from the exons ATGGCTGAGAAGGCGGAGGTGCAGCTCAAGGAGCTGGGATCCAAGCTTGACACCCTTCCTTCCTCCAAAGACGTTCTTATCAAGCTCTTGAAG CAAGCAAGTACATGCCTTGCTGAGTTGGATCAGTCACCTTCGGTTTCAACATTGGAGTCAATGAAGCCCTTTTTTAATGCAATTGTTAAGCCAGAATTGCTGAAGCACCAAGATAAAGATGTCAAGCTTCTAGTTGCAACCTGTGTGTGTGAAATAACTCGAATCACTGCCCCTGAAGCTCCTTATAGTGATGATATTCTAAAA GAAACCTTTCACTTGATTGTGGGCACTTTCAGAGGTCTAAGCGACACTAATGGTCCTTCCTTTGGCCGAAGAGTTGTTATATTGGAGACTCTTGCAAAATATAGATCTTGTGTTGTAATGTTAGATCTTGAATGTGATGATCTTGTGAATGAAATGTTCAGTACTTTCTTTGCTGTTGCCAG AGATGATCATCCAGAAAGTGTACTGTCCTCCATGCAAACTATAATGGTGGTTCTCTTAGAAGAGAGTGAGGATATCCGCGACGATCTTTTATCTATTATATTGTCTTCATTAGGTCATGAAAAAAAA GATGGTACTATGGCTGCAAGGAAGCTTGCTATGAATGTCATACAGCAATGCATAGGAAAACTTGAACCCAGCATTAAACAGTTTTTGCTATCGCTAATGTCCGGAGATGACAAGCTGGTGAACAGTCAAGTTGAATATCACGGTGTTATCTATGACCTATATTGCTGTGCTCCCCAGATGCTATCTGGAGTTCTCCCTTACGTGACGGGGGAGCTACTG ACTGACCAGCTGGAAACCCGTTTGAAAGCAGTGAATTTGGTTGGCAACATAATTACTCTTCCTGGATCTTCCTTTCCTGAAGCATTTCAGcctatatttttagaatttttgaaGAGGTTGGCTGATAGAGTTGTTGAGGTTCGCATGTCTGTCCTTGAGCATGTTAAGAACAGTTTGTTGTCCAATCCTTCTAGAGCTGAATCTCCTCAAATATTAT CTTCCCTATGTGAGCGGCTACTggattttgatgaaaatgtCCGAAAGCAAGTTGTGGCTGTTATCTGTGATGTAGCATGTCATTCACCGAATGCAGTTCCAATTGAAACTGTGAAACTTGTTGCAGAACGTCTTCGTGACAAATCT CTACTTGTTAAAAGGTACACATTGGAGAGATTGGCTGacatgtataaaattatttgtgAGAAGCGCTCTGACAATGTCAATCTTAATGAATATAACTGGATTGTTGGGAAGATCCTTAGATGTTTCTATGATAAAGATTTCAG GTCAGATATAATTGAATCTGTTCTGTGTGGGTCCCTGTTTCCTGCAGAGTTTTCAGTCAGTGAACATGTTAAGCAATGGATTGggattttttctttatttgataaAGTTGAGGTCAAGGCTTTTGAAAAGATGCTGGAACAGAAAAGCAG GTTACAACAAGAGATGCAGAAGTATCTATCTCTGAGGCGGACAAGTCAG GGTAAAGATGTTCCCATGGTCCAAAAAAAGATTTTGTTCTGTTTCCGAGTGATGTCTCGTTCATTTATTGACCCTATAAAGGCTGAAGAAAGTTTCCAGATTCTTCATCAATTAAAAGATGCTAATATCTGGAAGATTTTGACAAATCTTGTGGATCCAAATACTAGCATTGACCAAGTTCGTGTTTACCAG GGTGATTTGCTCAAAATTCTTGGTGAGAAGCATCGCCTCTATGAATTTCTGAGTACTCTTTCTGTGAAGTGCTCCTATATGCTTTTCAACAAGGAGCATGTAAAAGCAATTCTTTCAGAAACAGCTGCTCAAAAATCTGCTGAGTGTGCTCAGCATACACTATCTTGCATGAATATACTGGTG ATGATTGCTCGTGTCAGTCCATTTCTTCTTACTGGCAGTGAGGAGGAGCTAGTGAATTTACTCAAGAAAAATGATGATTTGATTAAAGAGGGTGCTTTGCGTGTGTTAGCCAAGGCTGGTGCTACTATTCGTGAACAACTTGCAGTTACTTCAAG TTCTGTAGAGCTTATATTGGAGAGACTATGTTTAGAAGGTAGTCGAAGACAGGCCAAGTTAGCTGTCTATGCACTGGCTGCAATATCGAAGGATGACAGCCACAAACCTCTCTCTGTTCTATACAAG AAACTTGTAGATATGCTGCAACAGAAACAACATCTGCCTGCAGTGCTGCAATCTCTGGGATGTATTGCTCAGACCGCAATATCTATCTTTGAAACTAGAGAGGGTGAAGTCAAAGAATTTATTATAGACAAGATTCTGAGATGTGATAGT AAAGAAGATCGCACGAGAGAATCTTGGGATGATAGAAGTGATATTTGTATGTTGAAG ATATACGGCATTAAAACCTTAGTAAAGAGCTACTTGCCAATTAAAGATGCCCATGCTCGTCCTGATATAGATGGTCTTTTGGATATACTTAGGAACATCCTATCTCATGGTGAAATTTCAAGAGAGCTACAGTCCAG TTCAGTTGATAAGGCCCATTTAAAGCTTGCTGCTGCAAAAGCAGTTCTTCGTTTATCAAGGCTGTGGGATCATAAGATACCTGTTAATCTATTCCACCTAACTCTAAGGGTATCTGAG ATCAGCTTCCATCAAGCTAGGAAGATTTTCTTAAGTAAAGTTCAccaatatataaaagaacatctCTTGGATGCCAAATATGCGTGTGCTTTTTTGTTCAACCTATTTAGATCTAAGCCAGAGGACTTTATCGAG GATAAACAGAACCTGGCTGATATTATTCAAATGCTACACCAAGCAAAGACACGACAGCTTTCTGTGCAATCAGATGCAAACTCCTCAACAACTTATCCCGAAGGCATCCTTCCGCACCTAGTTCATGCACTTGCTCACAATTCATGTCCAAATGTTGATGAGTGCAAGGATGTTGGAGCATATGATAATATATACCG GCAGCTGCACTTAGTTATGTCAATGATACTGCAAAAATATATAGATGCCAAGTCAGAAGCAATGACTGACAAAGAGAATGAAGCAATATCTACCATCACCTCTATTCTTGAGAATATCAAGTGTTCTGAAGATATAGTTGATTCGTCAAAATCAAAG AATTCTCATGCAATATGTGACGTTGCGTTAGCAATAACAAAGCAATTGGTGCCAAAGGTTGTTGATTCACAAGGATTTTCCCCTTCAGTTCCTCTACCTCCAATGCTGTACAAAGCATCTGACAAGGAAGGAGATGAAACCGTG GTAAGTGAAGTGAAAACCTGGTTGGCTGATGAAAGTGTCTTGACTCACTTTGAATCTCTTGAACTAGAAGTG GTTCCATCTGAGTCTGCTGATAATGAAACTTCAAAGGACAACGAACAAGATGAAACTGACATGCCTCTGGGAAAGATGTTGAAGCGCATAAAAGCTCAGGCAACAAGTGGAAAAAAggtgaaaaggagtaagaatgttACAGCTGAAGTGGAAGATgctgaaaatgatgatgatatcTTAACTCCAGTCAAACAAAATAACTTGGATAAATCAGGTGTATCTACCAATTTTGAACCTAGTAATGGTCATGAACATTCTTTGAGTAAGAATGAACTGAAGAATTCAGAGTATTCATCATCAAGTAAAAAACGAAAAGCTGGAGAAACTACACCTATCTCATCATCTAAGAGTAGGCGGTCATCTACCTCTAAGACTTCTCAAAGAGTATTAGGAGAAGACTTTCCTGAAGATGAATTAATGTTGAGTGCAGGAGTTGAGCCTGATGGAAAAAACAAAAGTAAGCAGAGAAAAATGGTCAAAGGCAGTGACAAAGACTTGTTAGTCTCCTCATTAAAACGAAAAAATAAGCACTCTGATAGCTATCATAATGATGAGTCTGCCGAACCTGATGAGCATGAAATGAAG AGTTCCCATAGTTTTAAACAAAGTAATAAGATGTCAAATACAGCAGGGTCTACAAAAAAGGTGAAACGAAAAACTACAGCAGGATTGTCCATG TGCACAATGAAGGAAGATGAAATTGATACTGAAGATCTAATTGGTTGCAGAATTAAAGTTTGGTGGCCCTCGGATAAGAA GTTTTATGGAGGCACTGTTAAGTCTTATGACTCACTAAAAGGAAAGCATGTG ATATTATATGATGATGGTGATGTGGAAATACTCCGTTTGGAAAAAGAGCGGTGGGAGCTCATTGACAAGGGTCGCAAGACTTCTAAG AAGTTCAAACCCTCTTCGCTTGAAGT gTCTGGGTTCAAACATAAAGGTCCAAACATAAGGTCCgataaaagaacaaaaaaaag TATAATTGGTAAACAATCTCCGAAAAAGCCTGTAAGACGTGAGCAACCACATGCGTTGAAAAGTAATTTCCATGAGGAGAATGTAAAAAATTCTTCTGAAGTATCAAATCCTGAAGAAACAACTAGTGAGATGGACTCAG AAAAGGAACTGGCTGAAGTGTCTGATGAAATCATAACAAAAAAGAACGAGTCTAAGAAGAAAGCAACATCAACTTCAAGAGGAAGGAGGCTTCAGAAAAAGAAGAGCTGGAGTCATTTAGAGGAATCAGATGAGGAGAAGCAGGATTATGGCGAAAGGCTTTCTGATGACAATGTGAGCATCCCACAAGGTGGTCAAGACGACATTGATGGTGAAGAAAGAGAAGTGGAGCAATCAAGTGAAGCTTCAAAAGAAAATgatcatggagaagaagaatcagaTTCTGAAGGGCACCAGGATAACAGCAATTTGGGAGGTAATCCTATACAAATGGAGAAATCACATATATCATCAAGCCTTGATGGTGCCGGGGTTGCTGAGATTTCTGATGATGAAGCTCCTTTG AGCAAATGGAAACATCGGAAGACAACATCAGGGAAAAAACGGTGA
- the LOC130971585 gene encoding sister chromatid cohesion protein PDS5 homolog A-like isoform X1, whose translation MAEKAEVQLKELGSKLDTLPSSKDVLIKLLKQASTCLAELDQSPSVSTLESMKPFFNAIVKPELLKHQDKDVKLLVATCVCEITRITAPEAPYSDDILKETFHLIVGTFRGLSDTNGPSFGRRVVILETLAKYRSCVVMLDLECDDLVNEMFSTFFAVARDDHPESVLSSMQTIMVVLLEESEDIRDDLLSIILSSLGHEKKDGTMAARKLAMNVIQQCIGKLEPSIKQFLLSLMSGDDKLVNSQVEYHGVIYDLYCCAPQMLSGVLPYVTGELLTDQLETRLKAVNLVGNIITLPGSSFPEAFQPIFLEFLKRLADRVVEVRMSVLEHVKNSLLSNPSRAESPQILSSLCERLLDFDENVRKQVVAVICDVACHSPNAVPIETVKLVAERLRDKSLLVKRYTLERLADMYKIICEKRSDNVNLNEYNWIVGKILRCFYDKDFRSDIIESVLCGSLFPAEFSVSEHVKQWIGIFSLFDKVEVKAFEKMLEQKSRLQQEMQKYLSLRRTSQGKDVPMVQKKILFCFRVMSRSFIDPIKAEESFQILHQLKDANIWKILTNLVDPNTSIDQVRVYQGDLLKILGEKHRLYEFLSTLSVKCSYMLFNKEHVKAILSETAAQKSAECAQHTLSCMNILVMIARVSPFLLTGSEEELVNLLKKNDDLIKEGALRVLAKAGATIREQLAVTSSSVELILERLCLEGSRRQAKLAVYALAAISKDDSHKPLSVLYKKLVDMLQQKQHLPAVLQSLGCIAQTAISIFETREGEVKEFIIDKILRCDSKEDRTRESWDDRSDICMLKIYGIKTLVKSYLPIKDAHARPDIDGLLDILRNILSHGEISRELQSSSVDKAHLKLAAAKAVLRLSRLWDHKIPVNLFHLTLRVSEISFHQARKIFLSKVHQYIKEHLLDAKYACAFLFNLFRSKPEDFIEDKQNLADIIQMLHQAKTRQLSVQSDANSSTTYPEGILPHLVHALAHNSCPNVDECKDVGAYDNIYRQLHLVMSMILQKYIDAKSEAMTDKENEAISTITSILENIKCSEDIVDSSKSKNSHAICDVALAITKQLVPKVVDSQGFSPSVPLPPMLYKASDKEGDETVVSEVKTWLADESVLTHFESLELEVVPSESADNETSKDNEQDETDMPLGKMLKRIKAQATSGKKVKRSKNVTAEVEDAENDDDILTPVKQNNLDKSGVSTNFEPSNGHEHSLSKNELKNSEYSSSSKKRKAGETTPISSSKSRRSSTSKTSQRVLGEDFPEDELMLSAGVEPDGKNKSKQRKMVKGSDKDLLVSSLKRKNKHSDSYHNDESAEPDEHEMKSSHSFKQSNKMSNTAGSTKKVKRKTTAGLSMCTMKEDEIDTEDLIGCRIKVWWPSDKKFYGGTVKSYDSLKGKHVILYDDGDVEILRLEKERWELIDKGRKTSKKFKPSSLEVSGFKHKGPNIRSDKRTKKSIIGKQSPKKPVRREQPHALKSNFHEENVKNSSEVSNPEETTSEMDSDGSEKELAEVSDEIITKKNESKKKATSTSRGRRLQKKKSWSHLEESDEEKQDYGERLSDDNVSIPQGGQDDIDGEEREVEQSSEASKENDHGEEESDSEGHQDNSNLGGNPIQMEKSHISSSLDGAGVAEISDDEAPLSKWKHRKTTSGKKR comes from the exons ATGGCTGAGAAGGCGGAGGTGCAGCTCAAGGAGCTGGGATCCAAGCTTGACACCCTTCCTTCCTCCAAAGACGTTCTTATCAAGCTCTTGAAG CAAGCAAGTACATGCCTTGCTGAGTTGGATCAGTCACCTTCGGTTTCAACATTGGAGTCAATGAAGCCCTTTTTTAATGCAATTGTTAAGCCAGAATTGCTGAAGCACCAAGATAAAGATGTCAAGCTTCTAGTTGCAACCTGTGTGTGTGAAATAACTCGAATCACTGCCCCTGAAGCTCCTTATAGTGATGATATTCTAAAA GAAACCTTTCACTTGATTGTGGGCACTTTCAGAGGTCTAAGCGACACTAATGGTCCTTCCTTTGGCCGAAGAGTTGTTATATTGGAGACTCTTGCAAAATATAGATCTTGTGTTGTAATGTTAGATCTTGAATGTGATGATCTTGTGAATGAAATGTTCAGTACTTTCTTTGCTGTTGCCAG AGATGATCATCCAGAAAGTGTACTGTCCTCCATGCAAACTATAATGGTGGTTCTCTTAGAAGAGAGTGAGGATATCCGCGACGATCTTTTATCTATTATATTGTCTTCATTAGGTCATGAAAAAAAA GATGGTACTATGGCTGCAAGGAAGCTTGCTATGAATGTCATACAGCAATGCATAGGAAAACTTGAACCCAGCATTAAACAGTTTTTGCTATCGCTAATGTCCGGAGATGACAAGCTGGTGAACAGTCAAGTTGAATATCACGGTGTTATCTATGACCTATATTGCTGTGCTCCCCAGATGCTATCTGGAGTTCTCCCTTACGTGACGGGGGAGCTACTG ACTGACCAGCTGGAAACCCGTTTGAAAGCAGTGAATTTGGTTGGCAACATAATTACTCTTCCTGGATCTTCCTTTCCTGAAGCATTTCAGcctatatttttagaatttttgaaGAGGTTGGCTGATAGAGTTGTTGAGGTTCGCATGTCTGTCCTTGAGCATGTTAAGAACAGTTTGTTGTCCAATCCTTCTAGAGCTGAATCTCCTCAAATATTAT CTTCCCTATGTGAGCGGCTACTggattttgatgaaaatgtCCGAAAGCAAGTTGTGGCTGTTATCTGTGATGTAGCATGTCATTCACCGAATGCAGTTCCAATTGAAACTGTGAAACTTGTTGCAGAACGTCTTCGTGACAAATCT CTACTTGTTAAAAGGTACACATTGGAGAGATTGGCTGacatgtataaaattatttgtgAGAAGCGCTCTGACAATGTCAATCTTAATGAATATAACTGGATTGTTGGGAAGATCCTTAGATGTTTCTATGATAAAGATTTCAG GTCAGATATAATTGAATCTGTTCTGTGTGGGTCCCTGTTTCCTGCAGAGTTTTCAGTCAGTGAACATGTTAAGCAATGGATTGggattttttctttatttgataaAGTTGAGGTCAAGGCTTTTGAAAAGATGCTGGAACAGAAAAGCAG GTTACAACAAGAGATGCAGAAGTATCTATCTCTGAGGCGGACAAGTCAG GGTAAAGATGTTCCCATGGTCCAAAAAAAGATTTTGTTCTGTTTCCGAGTGATGTCTCGTTCATTTATTGACCCTATAAAGGCTGAAGAAAGTTTCCAGATTCTTCATCAATTAAAAGATGCTAATATCTGGAAGATTTTGACAAATCTTGTGGATCCAAATACTAGCATTGACCAAGTTCGTGTTTACCAG GGTGATTTGCTCAAAATTCTTGGTGAGAAGCATCGCCTCTATGAATTTCTGAGTACTCTTTCTGTGAAGTGCTCCTATATGCTTTTCAACAAGGAGCATGTAAAAGCAATTCTTTCAGAAACAGCTGCTCAAAAATCTGCTGAGTGTGCTCAGCATACACTATCTTGCATGAATATACTGGTG ATGATTGCTCGTGTCAGTCCATTTCTTCTTACTGGCAGTGAGGAGGAGCTAGTGAATTTACTCAAGAAAAATGATGATTTGATTAAAGAGGGTGCTTTGCGTGTGTTAGCCAAGGCTGGTGCTACTATTCGTGAACAACTTGCAGTTACTTCAAG TTCTGTAGAGCTTATATTGGAGAGACTATGTTTAGAAGGTAGTCGAAGACAGGCCAAGTTAGCTGTCTATGCACTGGCTGCAATATCGAAGGATGACAGCCACAAACCTCTCTCTGTTCTATACAAG AAACTTGTAGATATGCTGCAACAGAAACAACATCTGCCTGCAGTGCTGCAATCTCTGGGATGTATTGCTCAGACCGCAATATCTATCTTTGAAACTAGAGAGGGTGAAGTCAAAGAATTTATTATAGACAAGATTCTGAGATGTGATAGT AAAGAAGATCGCACGAGAGAATCTTGGGATGATAGAAGTGATATTTGTATGTTGAAG ATATACGGCATTAAAACCTTAGTAAAGAGCTACTTGCCAATTAAAGATGCCCATGCTCGTCCTGATATAGATGGTCTTTTGGATATACTTAGGAACATCCTATCTCATGGTGAAATTTCAAGAGAGCTACAGTCCAG TTCAGTTGATAAGGCCCATTTAAAGCTTGCTGCTGCAAAAGCAGTTCTTCGTTTATCAAGGCTGTGGGATCATAAGATACCTGTTAATCTATTCCACCTAACTCTAAGGGTATCTGAG ATCAGCTTCCATCAAGCTAGGAAGATTTTCTTAAGTAAAGTTCAccaatatataaaagaacatctCTTGGATGCCAAATATGCGTGTGCTTTTTTGTTCAACCTATTTAGATCTAAGCCAGAGGACTTTATCGAG GATAAACAGAACCTGGCTGATATTATTCAAATGCTACACCAAGCAAAGACACGACAGCTTTCTGTGCAATCAGATGCAAACTCCTCAACAACTTATCCCGAAGGCATCCTTCCGCACCTAGTTCATGCACTTGCTCACAATTCATGTCCAAATGTTGATGAGTGCAAGGATGTTGGAGCATATGATAATATATACCG GCAGCTGCACTTAGTTATGTCAATGATACTGCAAAAATATATAGATGCCAAGTCAGAAGCAATGACTGACAAAGAGAATGAAGCAATATCTACCATCACCTCTATTCTTGAGAATATCAAGTGTTCTGAAGATATAGTTGATTCGTCAAAATCAAAG AATTCTCATGCAATATGTGACGTTGCGTTAGCAATAACAAAGCAATTGGTGCCAAAGGTTGTTGATTCACAAGGATTTTCCCCTTCAGTTCCTCTACCTCCAATGCTGTACAAAGCATCTGACAAGGAAGGAGATGAAACCGTG GTAAGTGAAGTGAAAACCTGGTTGGCTGATGAAAGTGTCTTGACTCACTTTGAATCTCTTGAACTAGAAGTG GTTCCATCTGAGTCTGCTGATAATGAAACTTCAAAGGACAACGAACAAGATGAAACTGACATGCCTCTGGGAAAGATGTTGAAGCGCATAAAAGCTCAGGCAACAAGTGGAAAAAAggtgaaaaggagtaagaatgttACAGCTGAAGTGGAAGATgctgaaaatgatgatgatatcTTAACTCCAGTCAAACAAAATAACTTGGATAAATCAGGTGTATCTACCAATTTTGAACCTAGTAATGGTCATGAACATTCTTTGAGTAAGAATGAACTGAAGAATTCAGAGTATTCATCATCAAGTAAAAAACGAAAAGCTGGAGAAACTACACCTATCTCATCATCTAAGAGTAGGCGGTCATCTACCTCTAAGACTTCTCAAAGAGTATTAGGAGAAGACTTTCCTGAAGATGAATTAATGTTGAGTGCAGGAGTTGAGCCTGATGGAAAAAACAAAAGTAAGCAGAGAAAAATGGTCAAAGGCAGTGACAAAGACTTGTTAGTCTCCTCATTAAAACGAAAAAATAAGCACTCTGATAGCTATCATAATGATGAGTCTGCCGAACCTGATGAGCATGAAATGAAG AGTTCCCATAGTTTTAAACAAAGTAATAAGATGTCAAATACAGCAGGGTCTACAAAAAAGGTGAAACGAAAAACTACAGCAGGATTGTCCATG TGCACAATGAAGGAAGATGAAATTGATACTGAAGATCTAATTGGTTGCAGAATTAAAGTTTGGTGGCCCTCGGATAAGAA GTTTTATGGAGGCACTGTTAAGTCTTATGACTCACTAAAAGGAAAGCATGTG ATATTATATGATGATGGTGATGTGGAAATACTCCGTTTGGAAAAAGAGCGGTGGGAGCTCATTGACAAGGGTCGCAAGACTTCTAAG AAGTTCAAACCCTCTTCGCTTGAAGT gTCTGGGTTCAAACATAAAGGTCCAAACATAAGGTCCgataaaagaacaaaaaaaag TATAATTGGTAAACAATCTCCGAAAAAGCCTGTAAGACGTGAGCAACCACATGCGTTGAAAAGTAATTTCCATGAGGAGAATGTAAAAAATTCTTCTGAAGTATCAAATCCTGAAGAAACAACTAGTGAGATGGACTCAG ATGGTTCAGAAAAGGAACTGGCTGAAGTGTCTGATGAAATCATAACAAAAAAGAACGAGTCTAAGAAGAAAGCAACATCAACTTCAAGAGGAAGGAGGCTTCAGAAAAAGAAGAGCTGGAGTCATTTAGAGGAATCAGATGAGGAGAAGCAGGATTATGGCGAAAGGCTTTCTGATGACAATGTGAGCATCCCACAAGGTGGTCAAGACGACATTGATGGTGAAGAAAGAGAAGTGGAGCAATCAAGTGAAGCTTCAAAAGAAAATgatcatggagaagaagaatcagaTTCTGAAGGGCACCAGGATAACAGCAATTTGGGAGGTAATCCTATACAAATGGAGAAATCACATATATCATCAAGCCTTGATGGTGCCGGGGTTGCTGAGATTTCTGATGATGAAGCTCCTTTG AGCAAATGGAAACATCGGAAGACAACATCAGGGAAAAAACGGTGA
- the LOC130971637 gene encoding protein C2-DOMAIN ABA-RELATED 11-like, which produces MGEGLRLLKITVVRGKTLVIRDFKSSDPYVVVKLGNQTAKTRVINSCLNPVWNEELNFTLTEPLGLLNLEVFDKDVWKADDKMGKSYLNLQPLVAAARLRDILGSSCGETALRKVMPERDNCLVRESIINNNVNGEVVQNVWLRLDGVESGELELTIKLITPVAS; this is translated from the exons atgggTGAAGGGTTGAGGCTACTGAAAATCACAGTTGTGCGAGGGAAAACATTAGTGATCCGGGATTTCAAGAGCAGTGATCCTTATGTTGTGGTCAAGCTTGGCAATCAG ACAGCAAAGACCAGGGTCATCAATAGCTGCTTGAATCCTGTTTGGAATGAAGAGCTAAATTTCACTCTCACTGAACCATTGGGATTGCTCAATTTG GAGGTATTTGATAAAGATGTTTGGAAAGCTGATGACAAGATGGGAAAATCATACCTGAACCTTCAGCCATTGGTGGCTGCAGCTAGATTGAGGGACATTTTGGGGAGTTCATGTGGTGAAACAGCACTGAGGAAGGTGATGCCAGAGAGAGATAACTGTCTTGTCCGTGAAAGCATCATCAACAATAATGTGAATGGAGAGGTGGTGCAGAATGTTTGGTTAAGGCTTGATGGAGTTGAGTCTGGGGAGCTTGAATTGACCATCAAGTTGATCACTCCTGTTGCCTCTTAG